One Candida dubliniensis CD36 chromosome 1, complete sequence genomic region harbors:
- a CDS encoding transport protein particle, subunit (Similar to C. albicans GCS1;~Similar to S. cerevisiae TRS85): MDYPSGSDPFTSRQHLLHHTFSPLISIEATHNVDLIFQSIINNNDNVSTLQIFKPYGDNAKYSISTSSQQFKIINNQLIAKNYPSFPIRFEPSLPDLISVLNAQQRNPKSSNNQNLNNSNGLLLNKLNSNSSPSLSNSISEEFKTRSEGVPLNQLFSISSLEVYLRHLSNPDNNSKSTTENGSLYLNFFDKLITSNQITPFETFNHPISQIFIIDYETDSIETLRKLIVEFRNYNFPKFFQIDDLLIHVFIIYDCDKFANGDIINFQNEIKNKLNVNTTVFPMSYNNSATENPPGVETNTISLVENSTIDEELQRISLNDINNSFEIPKIVDSTIRSKLYEFINKFLIPHMQSKVRYWDDQILQPKKSITGRFFQVSKKFFNSNNNSDTNLLTNTAKSFKNGVNHINSNSNSNSTFNYNENYYYKSSSEQILRKLADWSLMLKDFKYAYSTYELIKKDYSNDRAWVYVASTQEMCIVSLLLVQTQQQPQQQNIKSSIPDKNTLRKIKHDIIEPYMDNLCYTFKSRLNLKTFSFKTMIIVIELLLCMSQMFNISYWWYDTIEKYLIKLNNEFDQHLSSANNDSTFSIIKALLYERLGYNSGHSVFLSLENYHLFRKNFEQNKLQQQPQEEEEEGVYVNNLKLSTPTNRGIVGTTRFRKSALWYLLSMKQWHLSNNKFQIERLFNNIQLVYPDTNFNSNEKVDIWYNRSDGILGILEKYRDTDK, from the coding sequence ATGGATTACCCTTCAGGATCAGATCCATTTACATCAAGACAACATTTATTACATCATACATTTTCTccattaatatcaattgaagCAACCCataatgttgatttaattttccaatctataataaataataatgataatgtaTCAACATTACAAATTTTTAAACCATATGGGGATAATGctaaatattcaattagTACTTCTAGTCAAcaatttaaaatcattaataatcaGTTAATAGCGAAAAATTATCCTAGTTTCCCCATTAGATTTGAACCATCATTACCAGATTTGATATCTGTTTTGAATGCACAACAAAGAAACCCGAAAAGCTCCAACAACCAAAACCTCAACAATAGTAACggattattattgaataaattaaattcaaattcttcaccAAGTTTATCTAATTCAATATCAGAAGAATTTAAAACCCGACTGGAAGGCGTACCcttgaatcaattatttaGTATTAGTTCATTAGAAGTTTATTTAAGACATTTGTCAAACCCAGATAATAACAGTAAAAGTACTACTGAGAACGGCTCGTTATATTTAAACTTTTTCGATAAGTTAATAacatcaaatcaaataactCCATTTGAAACATTTAATCATCCAATTAGccaaattttcattattgattatgaaactgattcaattgaaacattaagaaaattaattgttgaatttagaaattataatttcccgaaatttttccaaattgatgatttattaattcatgtatttataatttatgaTTGTGATAAATTTGCTAATGGcgatattattaattttcaaaatgaaattaaaaataaattgaatgtGAATACTACAGTTTTCCCAATGTCATATAATAACAGTGCCACGGAAAACCCACCGGGGGTAGAAACAAATACTATATCTTTAGTAGAAAATAGCactattgatgaagaattacaaAGAATTTCCTTGAATGatatcaacaattcatttgaaatacccaaaattgttgattccACTATACGGAGTAAATTatatgaatttattaataaatttttaataccTCATATGCAATCTAAAGTTAGATATTGGGATGATCAAATTTTACAACCTAAAAAATCCATAACAGGGAGATTTTTCCAAGtttccaaaaaatttttcaatagtaataacaatagtgatactaatttattaacaaaCACTGCtaaatcattcaaaaatGGTGTTAACCatataaattcaaattctaattcaaattcaacttttaattataatgagaattattattataaatcaCTGCTGGAGCAAATACTAAGGAAATTAGCTGATTGGTCTTTAATGTTGAAAGATTTTAAATATGCATATTCAACttatgaattaattaaaaaagattATAGTAATGATAGAGCATGGGTTTATGTTGCATCAACTCAAGAAATGTGTattgtttctttattattagtacaaacccaacaacaaccacaacaacaaaatatcaaatcatcGATTCCTGATAAAAATACTttaagaaaaattaaacatGATATAATTGAACCTTATATGGATAATTTATGTTATACTTTTAAATCAAgattaaatttgaaaacttttagttttaaaaccatgattattgttattgaattattactTTGTATGAGTCAAATGTTTAATATTTCTTATTGGTGGTATGATactattgaaaaatatcttattaaattaaataatgaatttgatcaGCATTTATCTAGTGCTAATAATGATAGTACATTTCTGATTATAAAAGCTTTGTTGTATGAACGATTAGGTTATAATTCAGGTCATTCAGTTTTTTTACTGTTGGAAAATTACCATTTATTCAGAAAGAATTTCGAACAAAAtaaactacaacaacaaccacaagaagaggaagaagaaggagtGTATGTGAATAATCTTAAATTAAGCACGCCTACAAATCGTGGCATAGTTGGTACCACCAGATTTAGAAAATCGGCTTTATGGTATTTATTATCTATGAAGCAATGGCATTTGCTGAACAATAAGTTccaaattgaaagattgtttaataatattcaattagTTTATCCAGATactaatttcaattctaatGAAAAAGTAGATATTTGGTATAATCGAAGTGATGGAATTCTAGGAATACTTGAAAAATATAGAGATACCgacaaataa
- a CDS encoding DNA double-strand-break repair and homologue-pairing meiosis protein (DMC1/RAD51 homologue), putative (spliced gene;~Similar to S. cerevisiae DMC1;~Similar to C. albicans DLH1) — translation MSSDDSIISIDSLQDQGINAGDINKLKSAGICSITSVLSTTRRNLTKIKGLSEIKVEKIKEAAGKIKKCGFIPATIVAELRTKVFHITTGSRQFDEILGGGIQSMSITEVFGEFRCGKTQLCHTLCIAAQLPTDMGGGEGRVAYIDTEGTFRPDRIRSIAERYDVDADTCLENISYARALNSEHQIELVEQLGNELAEGTFRLLIVDSIMACFRVDFSGRGELNERQQKLNQHLSNLTRVAEDYNIAVFLTNQVQSDPGASALFAAADGRKPVGGHVLAHASATRILLRKGRGEERVAKLQDSPNMPEKECVYVIGEGGIKDTD, via the exons ATGAGTAGTGACgattcaataatatctATAGATTCATTACAAGATCAAGGGATTAATGCTGGTgatatcaacaaattgaaatcagcTGGAATATGTTCTATCACA TCAGTGTTATCCACAACTAGACGAAACTTGACTAAGATTAAAGGTCTAAGTGAAAtcaaagttgaaaaaataaaagaagcAGCAGGGAAAATCAAA AAATGTGGGTTTATTCCTGCCACTATTGTTGCTGAATTGAGAACTAAAGTATTTCATATCACGACTGGATCCAGACAGTTTGATGAAATActtggtggtggtattCAATCAATGAGTATTACTGAAGTATTTGGGGAATTTCGATGTGGTAAAACTCAATTATGTCACACCTTGTGTATTGCTGCACAATTGCCAACTGATATGGGTGGAGGAGAAGGACGAGTGGCATATATTGACACCGAAGGTACTTTCAGACCAGATAGAATTAGATCAATTGCAGAAAGGTATGATGTGGATGCTGACACTTGTCTTGAAAACATATCTTATGCTCGAGCATTGAATAGTGAGCATCAAATAGAGTTGGTTGAACAATTAGGTAATGAATTGGCTGAAGGTACATTCAGACTATTGATAGTTGATTCTATCATGGCATGTTTCCGAGTTGATTTTTCGGGACGAGGAGAATTAAACGAAAGACAGcagaaattaaatcaacatttatcaaatttaacaaGAGTTGCCGAGGATTATAACATTGCTGTGTTTTTAACAAACCAAGTTCAATCTGATCCTGGAGCTAGTGCATTGTTTGCAGCAGCTGATGGAAGAAAACCTGTTGGTGGTCATGTTTTAGCTCATGCCTCAGCAACTAGAATTCTACTTAGAAAGGGAAGAGGTGAGGAAAGAGTAGCTAAATTACAGGATAGTCCTAATATGCCTGAAAAGGAATGTGTTTATGTTATTGGTGAAGGAGGAATTAAAGATACTGATTAA
- a CDS encoding ATP synthase G chain, mitochondrial, putative (Similar to S. cerevisiae ATP20;~Similar to C. albicans ATP20) produces the protein MSSIITSIVTKTTGLANCAVYWAKVGAELSKAVYKAEGLKPPSSKEFELVYKNALKFIKTPSEQQKFLQQAKNFQPTKECAYKVGIYGIQLLAFFSVGEVIGRRQLTPYVPSHH, from the coding sequence atgtctTCTATCATAACTTCTATTGTTACTAAAACTACTGGACTTGCCAACTGTGCTGTTTATTGGGCCAAAGTGGGTGCTGAATTAAGTAAGGCCGTTTATAAAGCTGAAGGTTTAAAACCACCATCAAGcaaagaatttgaattagtttataaaaatgctttaaaatttattaaaacaCCAAgtgaacaacaaaaatttttgcAACAAGCTAAAAATTTCCAACCAACTAAAGAATGTGCTTATAAAGTTGGGATTTATGgtattcaattattagcTTTCTTTTCTGTTGGTGAAGTTATTGGTAGAAGACAACTTACTCCTTATGTGCCTTCTCATCATTAG
- a CDS encoding vacuolar membrane protein, putative (Similar to C. albicans TMS1;~Similar to S. cerevisiae TMS1): MGAAISLPLMPITSLASCCGAAACSAFCTSIGGTFKSSIMTRITYAILLLINSLLSWIALSPFIINKIEKATFGFINISCGPDGSQCISFTSVHRINFALGILHLILASLLVNVKSTANPRAIIQNGCWKLKIFAWITFIIVNFIIIPDSFFIFYGNNIAIIFSTIFLGIGLILLVDFAHAWAEKCLEKIEMEELTGEGDASFWKKLLIGGTLAMYSGSIILTILMYWFFAGSGCSMNKTAISLNLVFSVIISAMSIHNTIQEYNPNAGLAQSSMVVFYCTYLVMSAVASEPDDKFCNPLIRSRGTRTASVILGDFFTFIAVAYTTTRAAANSAFSSESSANFVSTGITTQQPSARNEMRYQAIKQAVDEGSLPESALNQLDLYEDEDVNDEEIQSVQYNYSLFHIIFFLATQYVATLLTINVKQDDYGDFVPVGRTYFASWVKIISSWVCFVLYGWSLLAPVIWPDRFGIQV; the protein is encoded by the coding sequence atgggTGCTGCGATTTCATTACCTTTGATGCCTATAACATCACTAGCATCATGTTGCGGAGCTGCTGCCTGTTCAGCATTTTGTACTTCAATTGGTGGTActttcaaatcatcaataatgaCAAGAATCACTTATGCAATActattattgattaattctttattatcatgGATAGCTTTATCAccatttattataaataaaatagagAAAGCAACTTTTGGATTTATAAACATTAGTTGTGGACCAGATGGAAGTCAATGTATTAGTTTTACTTCTGTGCATAGAATTAATTTTGCTCTTGGTATATTACATTTGATATTAGCCAGTTTATTGGTGAATGTTAAATCAACAGCTAATCCTAGAGCTATAATTCAAAATGGTTGTTGGAAATTAAAGATATTTGCTTGGATAACATTTATAAttgtcaattttattattataccCGATAgttttttcatattttatGGGAATAATATTGCCATAATTTTTTCCACAATTTTCTTAGGAATTggattgattttattagttGATTTTGCTCATGCTTGGGCAGAGAAATGTTTagaaaaaatagaaatggAAGAATTGACTGGTGAAGGTGATGCCagtttttggaaaaaattattaattggaGGCACTTTGGCCATGTATTCCGGAAGTATTATTTTGACGATTCTAATGTATTGGTTTTTCGCTGGTAGTGGATGTTCTATGAATAAAACAGCAATTTCATTGAATTTAGTCTTTTCAGTTATTATTTCCGCAATGTCAATTCATAATACAATTCAAGAATATAACCCTAATGCAGGGTTAGCACAATCATCAATGGTGGTATTTTATTGTACTTATCTCGTGATGAGTGCTGTGGCATCGGAACCTGATGATAAGTTTTGTAATCCATTAATTAGATCTAGAGGTACTAGAACTGCTAGTGTTATTTTAGGGgattttttcacttttatAGCTGTTGCTTACACTACCACTAGAGCAGCAGCAAATTCTGCCTTTAGTAGTGAATCTAGTGCAAACTTTGTGTCTACAGGAATCACTACTCAACAACCATCAGCTAGAAATGAGATGAGATACCAAGCAATCAAACAAGCAGTTGATGAAGGACTGTTACCAGAAAGTgcattaaatcaattggatttatatgaagatgaagatgttaatgatgaagaaatacAATCAGTGCAGTACAATTATTCTTTGTTtcatattattttctttttggctACTCAATACGTTGCTAcattattaacaataaatGTTAAACAAGACGATTACGGTGATTTCGTTCCCGTGGGGAGAACTTATTTTGCCAGTTGGGTCAAAATTATAAGTTCATGGGTTTGTTTTGTGTTGTATGGTTGGAGTTTATTGGCTCCAGTTATTTGGCCCGATAGATTCGGAATTCAAGTTTAA
- a CDS encoding Elongator HAP subcomplex subunit, elongator protein, putative (Similar to S. cerevisiae ELP4), whose amino-acid sequence MSFRKRGEIIGGNPAPNRGPIGSIPARTPGIVPGRTPPLGGRAPAVTGRGVTGTPTSSFQLKAKPKSIEKDNAIQIMQNPGVRPSLMTSQPTTSTGSSDLDKILLHQGLPLGNSLLIEESGTTDFSSVLLRAFASQGILHNRISNDVNAHVIVLGMNQQWANDLPGIYKGSSKEQKKAKIMENESKVSVSNLSNAPSTTTRATTDPNLKIAWRYGLNKKPESKDKDETESSNSYEYYNNQFDLTQKLVPGPNPQDITFIPLNANFSTMINQISSVIKNQLRSNPTKVIRLIIPSILNPSLYHPSCSSSTFIVPFIHSLRSLVRQFSNNLVLVCSISLDLYPKDSSLLLFIQSLFDAIIHLQPFNQEMTQLLEKAYKNEPTKIQQGLVNIIKIPVLSEKGLMMVHDGEYAFKNGRKKFEIEEWSIPVEDDSKDDNHQTQEGGTTTKNIDF is encoded by the coding sequence ATGTCATTTAGAAAAAGAGGTGAAATAATAGGTGGAAATCCTGCTCCAAATAGAGGTCCAATTGGTTCAATCCCGGCTAGAACTCCAGGTATTGTTCCAGGACGCACACCTCCATTGGGTGGAAGAGCACCCGCAGTAACTGGTAGAGGTGTCACTGGAACACCAACTTCATCATTCCAATTAAAAGCCAAAcctaaatcaattgaaaaagataatGCTATCCAGATCATGCAAAATCCAGGAGTGAGACCATCATTAATGACTTCTCAACCAACTACATCAACTGGAAGTTCTGATCTAGATAAAATCTTGCTACACCAAGGATTACCACTTGggaattcattattaattgagGAATCTGGTACTACAGATTTTTCCTCAGTATTGTTGAGGGCATTTGCTTCACAAGGTATTTTGCACAATAGAATTTCAAACGATGTAAATGCTCATGTTATTGTATTAGGTATGAATCAGCAATGGGCTAATGATTTGCCTGGTATTTACAAAGGGTCTTCAAAAGAACAGAAAAAGGCAAAAATTATGGAGAATGAATCAAAAGTGAGTGTTTCCAATTTGTCCAATGCTCCATCAACAACCACTAGGGCAACTACAGAtccaaatttaaaaattgcaTGGAGGTATGGTTTAAACAAGAAACCAGAAAGtaaagataaagatgaaACTGAAAGCTCTAATAGCTatgaatattataataatcaatttgatttaacaCAAAAATTGGTCCCTGGGCCAAATCCACAAGATATAACATTTATTCCATTAAATGCTAACTTTAGTACTAtgattaatcaaatttcaaGTGTAATAAAAAACCAATTAAGATCAAATCCCACAAAAGTGATTAGATTGATAATTCCCAGTATCCTAAATCCATCGTTATATCATCCATCATGTTCGTCATCTACATTTATTGTCCCATTTATACATTCGCTACGTTCTTTAGTACGACAATTTTCTAATAACTTAGTATTGGTatgttcaatttcattgGATTTATACCCCAAGGATTCcagtttgttgttgtttattcaaTCATTGTTTGATGCAATTATTCATCTACAACCATTTAATCAAGAAATGACTCAATTGTTAGAAAAAGCTTATAAAAATGAACCAACAAAGATTCAACAAGGTTTggttaatattattaagaTACCTGTTTTATCAGAAAAGGGTTTGATGATGGTACATGATGGAGAATATGCTTTTAAAAAtggaagaaagaaatttgaaattgaagagTGGAGTATCCCCGTGGAAGATGATTCAAAAGATGATAATCATCAGACTCAAGAAGGTGGTACTACAACCAagaatattgatttttag
- a CDS encoding pre-replication complex helicase subunit, putative (Similar to S. cerevisiae MCM4;~Similar to S. pombe MCM4;~Similar to C. albicans CDC54) has translation MSSPPQSTNQNNSNPPQDSLERESGSISQSQQPPIVSSPLFFNSSNPGSDIGNFNSQSQSQSQIRNDISSPLHYTSSAQPTSDIGGFDSQRSARVQDVGRIMRRAQRSDITDSVSSPQRNRRYFTQGRGNGPSNLNSGTSAQFSTDPAEPNDEPVRVIWGTNVSIQECSNIFRDFLLSFKYKYRRELEQQAVEPEDHELYYVNQLNNIIELGLTNLNLDAKNLLSYPSTRKLYYQLINYPQEIIPIMDHTIKDCLIQIINDANATTSPAQSKLDEIETNVYTIRPYNVNLVEKGIRELNPNDIDKLVSVKGLTLRSTSIIPDMKVAFFRCNACGHTVGVEIDRGVISEPTKCPREVCGQTNSMVLIHNRSSFSDKQVIKLQETPDLVPDGQTPHSINLCVYDELVDSCRAGDRVEVCGIFRSTPVRANPRQRALKSLYKTYLDIVHVKKIDKRRLGGDVTTLEHELAEKDQEVEQVRKITAEEEARIKEIAERDDLYEILARSLAPSIYEMDDVKKGILLQLFGGTNKTFKKGGRYRGDINILLCGDPSTSKSQILQYVHKIAPRGVYTSGKGSSAVGLTAYITRDIDTKQLVLESGALVLSDGGVCCIDEFDKMSDTTRSVLHEVMEQQTISIAKAGIITTLNARTSILASANPINSRYDPNLPVTGNIDLPPPLLSRFDLVYLILDKVDESIDRQLARHLTDMYLEDAPETVNANAVLPVELLTLYIQYAKENFNPVMTEEGKNELVRAYVEMRKLGEDARSSEKRITATTRQLESMIRLSEAHAKMRLSERVELIDVKEAVRLIKSAIKDYATDPVTGRIDMDMIQTGTTAQQRRVQEDLVTEIMKIIEENNNLIRFNDLSVKLNERSSFRVENMVINEGLRRLQQEGKIMETGDSHRRTIRKIAIV, from the coding sequence ATGTCTTCACCTCCACAAAGTACTAATCAAAATAACTCCAATCCACCTCAAGATTCACTTGAAAGGGAATCTGGGTCCATCTCACAAAGTCAACAACCACCAATTGTTTCATCAccattatttttcaattcttcaaatccAGGTTCAGATATTGGTAATTTTAATTCTCAAAGCCAAAGTCAAAGTCAGATAAGAAATGATATATCATCTCCCTTACATTATACTTCCTCAGCACAACCAACTTCTGATATTGGTGGGTTTGATTCTCAAAGATCTGCTAGAGTACAAGATGTCGGTAGAATAATGAGAAGAGCTCAAAGAAGTGATATCACCGATTCTGTATCTTCACCTCAACGTAATAGAAGATATTTCACTCAAGGTAGAGGTAATGGCCCCTCGAATTTAAACTCCGGTACTTCAGCACAATTTAGTACTGATCCAGCAGAACCTAATGATGAACCCGTGAGAGTTATTTGGGGTACAAATGTATCTATTCAAGAATGTTCTAATATCTTTAGAGATTTTTTATTGTCTTTCAAATATAAGTACAGAAGAGAGTTGGAACAGCAAGCTGTTGAACCAGAAGACCATGAATTATACTAtgttaatcaattgaataacaTTATCGAATTAGGATTAACTAATCTTAATTTAGATGCCAAAAACTTATTGAGTTATCCATCGACGAGAAAATTGTactatcaattgattaattatcCTCAAGAAATTATTCCTATTATGGATCATACCATAAAAGATTgtttaattcaaattatcaacgATGCTAATGCCACTACTAGTCCGGCACAATCCAAacttgatgaaattgaaactaaTGTTTATACTATACGTCCATACAATGTCAATTTGGTTGAAAAAGGCATTCGTGAGTTGAATCCTAATGacattgataaattggtAAGTGTTAAAGGATTGACATTACGTTCTACCTCGATTATTCCTGATATGAAAGTGGCATTTTTCAGATGTAATGCCTGTGGTCATACTGTTGGGGTAGAAATTGATCGTGGTGTAATCTCTGAACCAACTAAATGTCCTAGAGAAGTCTGTGGTCAAACCAATTCAATGGTTCTTATCCATAATCGTTCTTCATTTTCTGATAAACAAGTGATAAAATTACAAGAAACTCCTGATTTGGTTCCAGATGGTCAAACCCCTCATTCCATCAACTTGTGTGTTTATGATGAATTGGTTGATTCTTGTCGTGCTGGTGATCGTGTTGAAGTATGTGGTATTTTCAGGTCAACTCCAGTTCGAGCAAATCCAAGACAAAGAGCATTGAAAAGTTTATATAAAACATATTTGGATATTGTTCAtgtgaaaaaaattgataaaaggCGATTAGGTGGTGATGTTACCACCTTAGAACATGAATTGGCTGAAAAGGATCAAGAAGTTGAACAAGTTAGGAAAATCACtgctgaagaagaagctaGAATCAAAGAAATTGCTGAACGTGATGACTTGTATGAAATATTAGCTAGATCGTTAGCTCCTTCTATCTATGAGATGGATGATGTTAAAAAGGGGATCTTGTTACAATTGTTTGGTGGCACTAATAAAACGTTTAAAAAAGGTGGTCGTTATAGAGGTGATATAAATATCTTGTTGTGTGGTGATCCATCTACTTCTAAATCACAAATCTTACAATATGTCCATAAGATTGCTCCAAGAGGGGTTTATACTTCTGGTAAAGGTTCTTCGGCAGTTGGTTTGACAGCTTATATAACTAGAGATATTGATACAAAGCAATTGGTATTAGAAAGTGGAGCTCTTGTATTATCTGATGGAGGTGTTTGTtgtattgatgaatttgacaAGATGAGTGATACCACCAGATCAGTTTTACATGAAGTCATGGAACAACAAACCATTTCTATTGCTAAAGCGGGTATTATTACCACCTTAAATGCTAGAACATCTATTTTAGCTTCCGCAAATCCAATTAATTCTCGTTATGATCCAAATTTACCTGTGACTGGAAACATTGATTTGCCACCACCATTGTTATCACgttttgatttggtttatttgattttggataAAGTTGATGAATCCATCGATAGACAATTGGCTAGACATTTGACAGATATGTATTTAGAAGATGCTCCAGAAACTGTTAATGCGAATGCAGTGTTGCCTGTGGAATTATTGACACTTTATATCCAATATGCTAAAGAGAATTTCAATCCCGTGATGACAGAAGAAGGTAAAAACGAATTGGTTAGAGCATATGTTGAAATGAGAAAATTAGGAGAAGACGCCAGATCATCAGAGAAGAGAATCACAGCTACTACAAGACAATTGGAATCAATGATTAGATTGTCTGAAGCCCATGCTAAAATGAGATTATCTGAAAGagttgaattgattgatgttAAAGAAGCAGTAAGATTAATCAAATCGGCAATTAAAGATTACGCTACTGATCCAGTTACTGGTAGAATTGATATGGATATGATTCAAACTGGTACTACAGCACAACAAAGAAGAGTACAAGAAGATTTGGTCACTGAAATTATGAAAAtcattgaagaaaataacaatttgattAGATTTAATGATCTTAGTgttaaattgaatgaacGTAGTTCATTTAGAGTAGAAAACATGGTGATTAATGAAGGGTTGAGACGATTACAACAAGAAGGTAAAATCATGGAAACTGGTGATAGTCATAGAAGAACTATCAGAAAGATTGCTATTGTATAA